A section of the Budorcas taxicolor isolate Tak-1 chromosome 17, Takin1.1, whole genome shotgun sequence genome encodes:
- the INPP5J gene encoding phosphatidylinositol 4,5-bisphosphate 5-phosphatase A, with amino-acid sequence MEGRGVGGSRRPGTRAGLGPLPMPHGISQTGAPSKLPAKKSAPVPLEPRLALTPVGPRAAIPPSSEGPRLALASPRPILAPAATPGGQKTAPAHRRSGLAPTSVGQLVMSASAGPKPPPATSGSVPAPTSLGQLLMSASAGPRPPSATPVPRLAPLSRDQKQVPPASMGPKPALAASGLSLAVTSEKQPPQPPSSPSPGPSPVLSPSQEQVLAPASVTPALASTGWTPAKQRDAPAPRPPPHSEGHLPAPAQASSAVGSPSLIQAPPDPRVSPSFRARPEVPRSSPEDSVLPRPPQTLPLDVGQGPPEPSTRSPGLLSPTFRPGAALAQTVPPPLPKPPRSPSRSPSRSPNRSPGVPPAPEMALPKPSTQGAGPGERLSPSLQPRETAVPVTTSSSTPTSSSSSWSAQPTCKSDPGFWITVVTWNVGTAMPPDDVTSLLHLGSTSGDSDRADMIAIGLQEVNSMINKRLKDALFTDQWSELFMDALGPFNFVLVSTVRMQGVILLLFAKYYHLPFLRDVQTDCTRTGLGGYWGNKGGVSVRLAAFGHMLCFLNCHLPAHMDKAEQRKDNFQTILSLQQFQGPGAQGILDHDLVFWFGDLNFRIESYDLHFVKLAIDSEQLHQLWEKDQLNMAKNTWPILKGFQEGPLNFAPTFKFDVGTNKYDTSAKKRKPAWTDRILWKVKAPGGGPSPSGRESHRLQVTQHSYRSHMEYTVSDHKPVAAQFVLHFAFRDDVPLVRLEVADEWVRPEQAVVRYRIETVFARSSWDWIGLYRVGFRHCKDYVAYVWAKHEDVDGSAYQVTFSEESLPKGHGDFILGYYSHTHSILIGVTEPFQISLPTSEPTSSSTDSSGTSSEDEDDSTLELLAPKSRSPSPGKSKRHRSRSPGLARFPSLALRPSSRERRGTSRSPSPQSRRLPWAAPEGGGDGGSRGSSEEGPPGLPGAWAFPPSVPRSLGLLPALRLETVDPGGGGCRGPDREALASSGSLSPSPQGRQGLEEGGLGP; translated from the exons CTCCCAGCGAAGAAGTCAGCCCCAGTGCCCTTGGAACCGCGGTTGGCTCTGACGCCTGTGGGGCCACGAGCAGCAATTCCGCCTTCCTCAGAGGGCCCAAGGCTGGCTCTGGCATCTCCCCGACCCATCTTGGCTCCAGCGGCCACCCCTGGAGGGCAGAAAACAGCTCCTGCCCACCGCCGCTCCGGCCTAGCTCCAACATCAGTGGGCCAGTTGGTGATGTCTGCCTCGGCTGGGCCGAAGCCTCCTCCTGCGACCTCAGGCTCAGTCCCGGCTCCAACGTCCCTGGGACAGCTCCTGATGTCTGCCTCAGCTGGGCCAAGGCCTCCCTCAGCTACCCCGGTGCCCAGGCTGGCTCCATTGTCCAGGGACCAGAAGCAGGTGCCACCTGCCTCCATGGGACCCAAGCCAGCACTGGCTGCTTCAGGCCTGAGCCTGGCTGTGACATCTGAGAAACAGCCCCCACAGCCCCCCTCCAGCCCTTCCCCAGGGCCCAGTCCGGTTCTGTCGCCATCTCAGGAACAGGTCCTGGCTCCAGCATCCGTGACGCCAGCCCTGGCCTCCACAGGATGGACACCAGCTAAACAGAGGGACGCTCCAGCCCCTAGACCTCCGCCGCATTCTGAAGGGCATCTCCCGGCCCCAGCTCAGGCATCTAGTGCTGTGGGCTCCCCATCCTTGATCCAAGCCCCCCCAGATCCTCGGGTATCCCCCTCCTTCAGAGCCCGGCCTGAGGTCCCCCGCAGCAGCCCTGAGGATTCTGTCTTGCCCCGGCCACCCCAGACCCTGCCCCTGGATGTGGGCCAGGGTCCTCCAGAGCCTAGCACTCGCTCCCCGGGACTTCTGTCCCCCACATTTCGGCCAGGGGCCGCCTTAGCCCAGACTGTGCCCCCACCTCTGCCCAAGCCGCCTCGGTCTCCCAGCCGCTCCCCCAGCCGGTCCCCCAACCGCTCCCCAGGTGTCCCCCCAGCTCCTGAGATGGCCCTCCCCAAGCCTAGCACCCAGGGTGCCGGGCCTGGTGAGCGTCTGAGTCCCAGCCTTCAGCCCAGAGAAACTGCAGTCCCGGTGACCACCTCTTCTTCTACACCCACCTCATCCTCCTCCTCTTGGTCAGCCCAGCCCACCTGCAAGAGCGACCCTGGCTTCTG GATCACTGTGGTCACGTGGAACGTGGGCACCGCCATGCCCCCCGATGATGTCACCTCCCTTCTCCACCTGGGCAGCACCAGCGGTGACAGTGACAGGGCAGATATGATCGCTATAGG GTTGCAGGAAGTGAACTCCATGATCAACAAGCGGCTCAAGGACGCGCTCTTCACGGACCAGTGGAGCGAGCTCTTCATGGACGCTCTGGGGCCCTTCAACTTTGTGCTG GTGAGCACCGTGCGGATGCAGGGCGTCATCTTGCTGCTGTTCGCCAAGTACTACCATCTGCCCTTCCTGAGGGACGTGCAGACTGACTGCACGCGCACTGGCCTGGGAGGCTACTGG GGCAACAAGGGCGGAGTGAGTGTGCGTCTGGCTGCCTTTGGGCACATGCTGTGCTTCCTGAACTGCCACCTGCCGGCCCACATGGATAAAGCGGAGCAGCGCAAGGACAACTTCCAGACCATCCTCAGCCTCCAGCAGTTCCAGGGGCCTGGCGCTCAAGGCATCCTGGATCACGA CCTCGTGTTCTGGTTCGGCGACCTGAACTTCCGCATCGAGAGCTATGACCTGCACTTTGTCAAGCTTGCCATCGATAGTGAGCAGCTCCACCAGCTCTGGGAGAAAGACCAG CTCAACATGGCCAAGAACACCTGGCCCATCCTGAAGGGCTTCCAGGAGGGGCCCCTCAACTTTGCACCCACCTTCAAGTTTGATGTGGGTACTAACAAATATGATACCAG TGCGAAGAAGCGGAAGCCAGCCTGGACAGACCGTATCCTGTGGAAGGTCAAGGCTCCAGGTGGAGGTCCCAGCCCCTCAGGAAGGGAGAGCCACCGGCTCCAGGTGACCCAGCACAGCTACCGCAGCCACATGGAATATACCGTCAGTGACCACAAGCCTGTGGCTGCCCAATTCGTCCTGCAC TTTGCTTTCAGAGACGACGTACCTCTGGTACGGCTGGAGGTGGCAGACGAGTGGGTGCGGCCAGAGCAGGCCGTGGTGAGATACCGCATAGAGACAGTGTTCGCCCGCAGCTCCTGGGACTGGATCGGCTTGTACCGG GTGGGTTTCCGTCACTGCAAGGACTACGTGGCTTATGTCTGGGCCAAACACGAGGATGTGGACGGGAGCGCCTACCAG GTGACATTCAGTGAGGAGTCACTGCCCAAAGGCCATGGAGACTTCATTCTAGGTTATTACAGCCACACCCACAGCATCCTCATTGGTGTCACTGAGCCCTTCCAG ATCTCGCTGCCTACCTCGGAGCCGACCAGCAGCAGCACAGACAGCTCGGGCACCAGCTCAGAGGATGAGGATGACAGCACCCTGGAGCTGCTGGCACCCAAGTCCCGCAGCCCCAGCCCCGGCAAGTCCAAGCGGCACCGCAGCCGGAGCCCAGGCCTGGCCCGCTTCCCCAGCCTCGCCCTGCGGCCCTCTTCCCGGGAGCGCCGGGGCACCAGCCGAAGCCCTTCGCcccagagccgccgcctgccctGGGCGGCCCCCGAAGGGGGCGGCGATGGTGGCAGccggggcagcagtgaggaggggCCCCCTGGGCTGCCGGGGGCCTGGGCCTTCCCACCATCTGTGCCTCGAAGCCTGGGCTTGCTGCCCGCCTTGCGCCTAGAGACTGTAGACCCTGGTGGTGGTGGCTGCCGGGGACCTGATCGGGAGGCCCTGGCCTCCTCTGGGAGCCTGTCTCCCAGCCCCCAGGGTcggcaggggctggaggaggggggcctggggccctga